The Phoenix dactylifera cultivar Barhee BC4 chromosome 15, palm_55x_up_171113_PBpolish2nd_filt_p, whole genome shotgun sequence genome contains a region encoding:
- the LOC103717748 gene encoding tubulin alpha chain-like isoform X1: MRECISIHIGQAGIQVGNACWELYCLEHGIQPDGQMPSDKTVGGGDDAFNTFFSETGAGKHVPRAVFLDLEPTVIDEVRTGAYRQLFHPEQLISGKEDAANNFARGHYTIGKEIVDLCLDRIRKLADNCTGLQGFLVFHAVGGGTGSGLGSLLLERLSVDYGKKSKLGFTVYPSPQVSTSVVEPYNSVLSTHSLLEHTDVAVLLDNEAIYDICRRSLDIERPTYTNLNRLVSQVISSLTASLRFDGALNVDVTEFQTNLVPYPRIHFMLSSYAPVISAEKAYHEQLSVAEITNSAFEPSSMMAKCDPRHGKYMACCLMYRGDVVPKDVNAAVATIKTKRTIQFVDWCPTGFKCGINYQPPTVVPGGDLAKVQRAVCMISNSTSVAEVFSRIDHKFDLMYAKRAFVHWYVGEGMEEGEFSEAREDLAALEKDYEEVGAESAEGEEDEGDEY, from the exons ATGAGAGAGTGCATTTCCATCCACATCGGCCAGGCCGGCATCCAGGTCGGCAACGCCTGCTGGGAGCTCTACTGCCTCGAACACGGCATCCAG CCCGATGGCCAGATGCCAAGCGACAAGACCGTCGGTGGAGGCGACGATGCCTTCAACACCTTCTTCAGTGAGACCGGTGCCGGCAAGCACGTTCCCCGTGCCGTGTTTCTCGACCTCGAGCCCACCGTGATCGACGAGGTCCGCACCGGGGCCTACCGCCAGCTCTTCCACCCCGAGCAGCTCATCAGCGGCAAGGAGGACGCCGCCAACAACTTCGCTCGTGGCCACTACACAA TCGGGAAGGAGATTGTGGACCTTTGCCTGGACCGGATCCGGAAGCTGGCCGACAACTGCACCGGCCTCCAGGGGTTCCTGGTGTTCCACGCGGTTGGTGGCGGGACTGGCTCCGGGCTCGGTTCCCTGCTCCTGGAGAGGCTCTCGGTGGACTACGGCAAGAAGTCGAAGCTCGGCTTCACCGTCTACCCTTCCCCTCAGGTCTCAACCTCCGTCGTCGAGCCTTACAACAGCGTCCTCTCCACCCACTCCCTCCTCGAGCACACCGATGTCGCCGTGCTCCTCGATAACGAGGCTATCTACGACATCTGCCGCCGATCCCTCGACATCGAGCGCCCCACCTACACCAATCTGAACCGACTCGTCTCCCAGGTGATTTCATCGCTGACTGCCTCGCTCCGGTTCGATGGTGCTCTGAATGTGGATGTGACCGAGTTCCAGACCAACCTCGTGCCCTACCCGAGAATCCACTTCATGCTCTCCTCCTACGCTCCGGTGATCTCTGCCGAGAAGGCCTACCACGAGCAATTGTCGGTGGCGGAGATCACCAACAGCGCATTCGAGCCTTCCTCCATGATGGCCAAGTGCGACCCGAGGCACGGCAAGTACATGGCCTGCTGCCTCATGTATCGGGGGGATGTCGTCCCCAAGGATGTCAATGCCGCCGTCGCCACCATCAAGACCAAGCGCACCATCCAGTTCGTGGACTGGTGCCCGACGGGGTTCAAGTGCGGTATCAACTACCAGCCGCCGACCGTCGTGCCCGGCGGCGACCTCGCCAAGGTTCAGCGGGCGGTGTGCATGATCTCGAACTCTACCAGCGTGGCGGAAGTGTTCTCGAGGATCGACCACAAGTTTGATCTCATGTATGCCAAGAGGGCGTTTGTGCACTGGTACGTTGGTGAGGGCATGGAGGAAGGAGAGTTCTCCGAGGCTCGGGAAGATCTTGCTGCGCTCGAGAAGGATTACGAAGAAGTTGGGGCTGAATCAGCTGAAGGtgaggaagatgaaggagaTGAGTACTAG
- the LOC103717748 gene encoding tubulin alpha chain-like isoform X2, translating into MRECISIHIGQAGIQPDGQMPSDKTVGGGDDAFNTFFSETGAGKHVPRAVFLDLEPTVIDEVRTGAYRQLFHPEQLISGKEDAANNFARGHYTIGKEIVDLCLDRIRKLADNCTGLQGFLVFHAVGGGTGSGLGSLLLERLSVDYGKKSKLGFTVYPSPQVSTSVVEPYNSVLSTHSLLEHTDVAVLLDNEAIYDICRRSLDIERPTYTNLNRLVSQVISSLTASLRFDGALNVDVTEFQTNLVPYPRIHFMLSSYAPVISAEKAYHEQLSVAEITNSAFEPSSMMAKCDPRHGKYMACCLMYRGDVVPKDVNAAVATIKTKRTIQFVDWCPTGFKCGINYQPPTVVPGGDLAKVQRAVCMISNSTSVAEVFSRIDHKFDLMYAKRAFVHWYVGEGMEEGEFSEAREDLAALEKDYEEVGAESAEGEEDEGDEY; encoded by the exons ATGAGAGAGTGCATTTCCATCCACATCGGCCAGGCCGGCATCCAG CCCGATGGCCAGATGCCAAGCGACAAGACCGTCGGTGGAGGCGACGATGCCTTCAACACCTTCTTCAGTGAGACCGGTGCCGGCAAGCACGTTCCCCGTGCCGTGTTTCTCGACCTCGAGCCCACCGTGATCGACGAGGTCCGCACCGGGGCCTACCGCCAGCTCTTCCACCCCGAGCAGCTCATCAGCGGCAAGGAGGACGCCGCCAACAACTTCGCTCGTGGCCACTACACAA TCGGGAAGGAGATTGTGGACCTTTGCCTGGACCGGATCCGGAAGCTGGCCGACAACTGCACCGGCCTCCAGGGGTTCCTGGTGTTCCACGCGGTTGGTGGCGGGACTGGCTCCGGGCTCGGTTCCCTGCTCCTGGAGAGGCTCTCGGTGGACTACGGCAAGAAGTCGAAGCTCGGCTTCACCGTCTACCCTTCCCCTCAGGTCTCAACCTCCGTCGTCGAGCCTTACAACAGCGTCCTCTCCACCCACTCCCTCCTCGAGCACACCGATGTCGCCGTGCTCCTCGATAACGAGGCTATCTACGACATCTGCCGCCGATCCCTCGACATCGAGCGCCCCACCTACACCAATCTGAACCGACTCGTCTCCCAGGTGATTTCATCGCTGACTGCCTCGCTCCGGTTCGATGGTGCTCTGAATGTGGATGTGACCGAGTTCCAGACCAACCTCGTGCCCTACCCGAGAATCCACTTCATGCTCTCCTCCTACGCTCCGGTGATCTCTGCCGAGAAGGCCTACCACGAGCAATTGTCGGTGGCGGAGATCACCAACAGCGCATTCGAGCCTTCCTCCATGATGGCCAAGTGCGACCCGAGGCACGGCAAGTACATGGCCTGCTGCCTCATGTATCGGGGGGATGTCGTCCCCAAGGATGTCAATGCCGCCGTCGCCACCATCAAGACCAAGCGCACCATCCAGTTCGTGGACTGGTGCCCGACGGGGTTCAAGTGCGGTATCAACTACCAGCCGCCGACCGTCGTGCCCGGCGGCGACCTCGCCAAGGTTCAGCGGGCGGTGTGCATGATCTCGAACTCTACCAGCGTGGCGGAAGTGTTCTCGAGGATCGACCACAAGTTTGATCTCATGTATGCCAAGAGGGCGTTTGTGCACTGGTACGTTGGTGAGGGCATGGAGGAAGGAGAGTTCTCCGAGGCTCGGGAAGATCTTGCTGCGCTCGAGAAGGATTACGAAGAAGTTGGGGCTGAATCAGCTGAAGGtgaggaagatgaaggagaTGAGTACTAG